The genomic segment CATGAGTGGGAATTATAGCAAAGTCAAACGGCTTCGTGCCAAGTACAGACGGAGTCATTATTACAGCGCATTTATTACCAGTCGCACGAGCATATGCCAAACAAAACGGTGCAGCAGGCCCGCCAGCAGAAATAAATAAAGTCCCCGGCGCAAAATTTTTAACTTTAACGCCCGCAGCTTTGAGCCAATTTGTTAAATATTTCTTGTCCTGTGAGTCTAGAGTGCTGCCTAAATATTTCATGTGTATTAATTTCTTAAATCCATGCAAAACAGGTACAGTTATCATAGGCTCAACTGTAACATTTGATAATCTTTTGAGCCAGTTCGCTACTCCCATTGATTGATGGAAATGTCCGCGGATTCCGTCGCTTAGTACTACTACACGTTCTAATTTTGGCATTTAATATCTCTTCTTTCAGGTAAATATATCATGATTGAGACAAAATCCATTCAGCCGCGCGTCTTGCCTCGTTGAAGTTTTTGCCGTGTTTCTGTTCAGGAAAATTTATAAAACTTGCAAAATCAGGACTCGCGCCTAAATCAGCAAGCAAATCTTTATCTCTCATTGAAGCAAATAAATTATCAAATCTTACAGCCCCGAATCCGAATAAATTTTTTATGAAATTTGACGCTCTGGGAACTCGAATAAGGCCGACTCTAAATCCTGCAGTAATTGACTCAGATACCATTGAGACGGAGTCTTCAGTTACTAAAACATGATCCGCTGCTCCTAACATTGCGGGAATCGGGTTAATTTCGGGCTCTCGTGAAGCTAATAACATGTATGCTAAATTTTTTGAATCAATAAATATTTTTTCGATCATATTATCAAGTGCCGCCCCTGAACGTCTTGACGTAGTAATCAAAATCTGCGAGTCTTTAATATCTCTTAACGGCATAAAAATTTTTTCTGCCCATTCAGGAGTCAATTTATAATTTGCATCACTTCCGCCGATTAATAAAGCTATAATTTTTTTTGTGCGGTCAAGTTTAATATTTGCTAAAAATTTGCGTGACTCCTCTTTCAAGTCAGGCCTATAAATATGATTAGGAGCTCCCAGTGTTGTAATTATATTTTTGCCGCTTGAGTCGTGTTTATCATGTTCGGGAATTACAGCAAAGTCAAAA from the Synergistaceae bacterium genome contains:
- a CDS encoding mitochondrial fission ELM1 family protein; protein product: MQGIKRVVIISDGIRGHFHQSLGVANWLERLAEVKQGEIIEVPKLTGIKKLLMTKIFVRKIAQSPEYSREWLKKSGADIDIDFKPNTLFISAGSSAAPFCLALAKSTGNKSAVIMTPSVLGTKFFDFAVIPEHDKHDSSGKNIITTLGAPNHIYRPDLKEESRKFLANIKLDRTKKIIALLIGGSDANYKLTPEWAEKIFMPLRDIKDSQILITTSRRSGAALDNMIEKIFIDSKNLAYMLLASREPEINPIPAMLGAADHVLVTEDSVSMVSESITAGFRVGLIRVPRASNFIKNLFGFGAVRFDNLFASMRDKDLLADLGASPDFASFINFPEQKHGKNFNEARRAAEWILSQS